The genome window AAATCCATCACCTTTTTAGAATCAAACATGTAGTATTCGAGTCAATTTGACCCGTTTAAGCTTTTAAGTAGAATCCACCACTTTCATTATTTCTATATTGTCGAAATTTCTACTTATTCTTGTTTGGTTACTACAAACAAAATCCTTCATTTTAGTACTATCCAAATGTTATAACGAATGGATTATCATTCAACAACTAAACATAAAAGTGCTAACAAGATATTACGAAGCGCATAGCCGCGTACCTTTAGAGCTTTCCCTTTAAGTGGTTATCCGTCCCGCCTTGCACACTTGACGATCCACCCAAATTACATATAGAATTTAATTCGAATATATCGCTTAGAATTCATGGTTCAATATTCACCATATAATACTCTTGGTTAATCAATTAAGTGATTATTTCATATTTTTCAACATCTCTAAATCACTTAGACATTTTATCGAACATCTTAAGGGCATAACCATCATAATACCATTATCATGTTCATGATTAACTAGTTAACCATATCAAAACATCATTTGCATACTAATATGACTAGAACACCAAAATTGACACTTGAACTTGCATAATAGCTATCAAGTAACATAAATATCACAAGAATTCAAGTAATCTTCACAAAACCCATATCACACCCATATGACAAACATTGAAACTAATAGGTTATGACATGAATTGATCAAATTATTGTCTAAGACTTGTTCCTAGACTTATATTCATCATAATTTACCCATAACCTCACTCAATTATTTACTAATTTCAATTACAAGAAATCATGTAGGTTCAAAACATCACCAATCTAAGAAttttaacataccttgtgatctacTAAGTATGATGATCACAAATTCAGCCTTGAATTACCTTCAATTTGGTTTTATTTCTTTGATTTTGAGTGAAATTGAAtgagttagggttttgaagagcATGAGTTTGCTCCTGGGGTTTTCATCGAACAGGATACACACACAAAGTGTGTGTCCTGATGTTTATCCAGGATTATAACAAAACAAACTTTCAAATTTGGCACCCTTGGCCCCTCTAGTTTCTAAGTTTATAAAGTGGTTATAATACTTTGATTTCCCCATCTTTTATAATAAGATTTTAACTAGCTTTATTATTCCTAATTTAAAATCTCACCATTTTATTTtcaatacatatatataatttaatatttttagggGTGTTACATTTGAGTTTTCTCTTAAGCTTACAAATTAGGATGGTAAAGGGTGAGTCCACGTAGGGCAGGCCAGCTCACAACTCCCTTGACACGTAGGATTAAAAAACAAACTGAGTTAGTGATTATTTAATAAAGGGGTGACACATCAACCTAAATGTTAAGTAGAGGATGGTGGGAGCCAAAATGAAAGTTGGGAGTGGCAGCGGCCAATTTTGATAGGTTTGGGGGTGATAAAATTCATTTCCCCTTGTTTTAGTATAGAGTATAGATGATAAATAGAAGCTCGATGACCCAGGTAAACTCATGGCAACAGGTCATCCACGCCTGCAAACACTGATGGCATTGATGGCTCGGCTCGTCATCATTTCAAAGGAAACTCACCGCCCAAAAGCCCACTGTGGCAAATCCTCTGATTTGACCCGGAACATTTTTGCTCTAGAGGAAATTCGAACCATTAAAAGGTGATAAGGTTGCCAAATCACCCTAACACAACAACAATTATTACCATATTACCACGCTATAAATTAGTAACATTGTAAGGTTTTATAGTATTGTGACCTATGCATAGGGGTTTTCCCaaaaaaaatattgatttttcacttctaacccaaagattttcatttttttttttgcaatttaacccctacACTTTTTTTAGTATCAATTTTGgtcaccatacttttcatctttcgcaagtttttcgttttacgtttcctTTTAAATTTTGCGATTTAACATGCCACAACGTAGGTGTGGGGGTCAACGTTATTTTCGTCTATGTTTCTCATTAATATAAAAATGTAAAAGTATGCATATGATTAACCTGGTAGACCCGGGTTCGATTCCTGGGTTCTACAGGTTTGTTTGTCAACCACGGGGTGTCAGCCCAGTGGCCACCGGCACCCATCTAAAACCGATTCGGGAGTCTAAGTGGCGCGGGTTCGAATCCTGCTTGCAGGCTTTCGCTCCCCTCGATCAGAGGTATCGTACATTtacacaccccccccccccaattcaaTTCAACGTAGTATACTAGCATTGTCTTTAATCCGACCTTTTGGAAATATTCAATGTATCATGGATAGGTATACAAATTAGTTGTATTGCTATTTTCCTTAATTTATTATTCGTTGTtcatatttaaatttaaattagaAATATTCGGTAAGCATTTATTATTTATCAAGATCGtaattattactatatattattactagtattaagcccctacGTTGCAGCGGTTGTAAAATTGTCAGCGACCATCAACACCgaaaaaacttgtaaaaacaaaataaataaagacGGGAAAAAATAACGCCGAGTGGTAATCTGTagaaaactatatattattattattattactatatattaattttagaaatgaaatgatctgtaactatattatattataataccatattaacataataataataataataataataataataataataataataataataataataataattactttTTTTACTTTACTTTCTCAGttggataagcttggtgtcaaccaatactggtatcgaaaatataGGTACGACCCGGTTCATTATCAGTACATAAAGGTAAAAATCGGCACCAGACtgatacagaaaacgccaaaagacGGTACCAGATtgagtttgaaaatcttttagttcggaaATTCGGTATTGCTAcacagtaccatttgctcatccccaATCACGGGTGCCGTACAAACaccaacggtatcgtacaactttttcttattgattttcttcaacttttaatgatttctttttttagtttctgGGGTAGAGATGAGCTCGGTGacaaccgataccgaaaataccggttacggtaccggcaTATGAAGATAAAAATCGGTAGCGAACCGTTactaggaacgccaaaagtcggtacagaattggtacttaagatcctTCGGTTTGGGAAATTCGGTACAGGTACCCAGtattatttgctcatctctgaccacgagtttcatacgaacaacattattaacatacaactttttttgttgattttctttcgattatttttttactgtttttttacattttctttttattcttgttagtAGTTCCGTGTGCAACGCGCTCATAGTAATATCAAACCACATGTAAACAAagactaaataataaaagaagttCGCTGCAACGCGACTAGGGTGATAAAACTAGTTTATCTAACATAACGAGTCAATGGTCATAAATTATGTTCCAATGTCACCAATAAAAAATGGTTTATACATAAAACGAGAACATGCGATCAGTGTAGAGGTTTTAACAAAAGTTACGTGATAGCATAAACTCAACTGGTTGGATTAGCTGGACCCACCAAGCGACTCAACCAAAGTTTAGTGGGTCACTTAGACCCACCAATTAATTTTGACATTttgaatatattttttttgaagtcattaatttatattaaaattacataTGATTTTAAAGTCATTAATTTGTATTAAAATTATATATGATTATGGAAGGTTTATATATGACAAATACATATACATAAGTGCATATGCATAttcaaaaaatgaaaataaatgtaGCTAAAAAGTCTGGCTTTGTTTGCACGTCTAATAGCAATTTTCAAACCGTCAGTTGGACTAGTAACCATCGAACTGTAAAAACCGAATCGTGAACTGAACCGCGTTATCTCAAGTAGGCTAAATTCGCCAACTTACTTCGATTTGATGGTAGTGTGGGTTTTAATGGTTTGTGAAAATCAACCCAAAAATCACCCTAATAGTGTCAAAACcaagtttcttatgttgaaactACTGACATTAAAGATGTAACATGCAATGTAGCCAAAGATAATGCTCAAGCCGCAGCTGAACACGAAGCGAACTTTGCATTATTCAATGTATGCAACGATCAACAAGACGTAAAGGGCCATGTGTCGGTTACTATCTACAATCACTCTTGTACTTCACAAAGTAAAAGTTACAACCCATCATCTTTAATTTGTACCTACACTTATCTCCTTTGAACTCCTAAATTTCCGTTGGTGTTGATCAGGTGAAGCCCTCAAAACATCTTTCTGACCATTTTGAATATCTTGCAATGTAGCAAGAACCTCAACCATAGTTGGCCTGAACCTGTGGTCACTGTGGAGACACTTTGACGCGAGTGCAGCCACAGCTTGTGCACTCTTCTTGGAGTATTGACCACCAAGTCTAGTGTCCATGATTCTTAGGACGCGTTTGGTATCGCTTAGAAATGGTCTAACCCAATCTACCAATGTCTCTTCAACCCCACCGGCTCTCTCGTCGGCTATGGCCCGTCTTCCTGATATCAACTCCAATAAGACCACCCCAAAACTGTACACGTCGTTTTTTGGTGTCAAATGCCCTGAATAGTGTACAAACCATTCTCGTTAAAATTAGGTATCGTGTGAAAAGATCAAACGTGTTCGTACATAGTTTATACATTTTAAAAAGTGCTTGGGATCATGTTTTGAAAAAGAGTTATCACATACAAAATGATATTGTCTAGTAGAAATAGTGTTTGGATGTGCTTCTGCTTCTACAAAGCGATTATTTGCGTTTTGAAGACGCAATAATCAGGAATCAATTTGTaaacgcaatcccaaacaccaTAGCTTAATACTTCAAGTATCAAAAACTCGTACCTGTTGCTACGTATTCTGGTGCAGCATAGCCATTGGTGCCGACAACCCTTGTAGACACGTGTGTGTTGTCTCCAACAGGACCGTTTCTTGCCAAACCAAAATCCGAAAGCTTTGCATTAAAATCCTACATAATTCAATTAATAAGAATACAAGGAACAAAAAATATCTTTGCTTTGTAAGTTAACATAAAATACAAACAAATTAGGCGTATACCGAATCTAGCAAAATATTAGAAGCCTTCAAATCGCGATATATGATAGAAGGTTCTTGACCATGCAAAAATGACAAGCCCTCTGCTACGTCAATGGCGATGCGCATCCTTGTGGCCCATGGCATCGGTTGAACGCTTTCTGCAAATTGTTTTGTAAAGTTAATAAAATCTTACTGTATTCTTTGTTTCATGTTTTGCGGGTCCCGTATCATATCTTTTTTATGATATCGGACCCACAAAAT of Helianthus annuus cultivar XRQ/B chromosome 1, HanXRQr2.0-SUNRISE, whole genome shotgun sequence contains these proteins:
- the LOC110916772 gene encoding probable serine/threonine-protein kinase PBL18, which produces MGICVGKQSNVAHASSTQFLEDMINNKAKSNSKSLKSQTKTVSLNKVSKAHKYNDHLPVPINLKAFNLNDLKAATKNFRPDSLLGEGGFGQVFKGWVDEATLAPAKPGTGMVVAVKILKEDSRQGHREWLTELDYMGRLHHKNLVKLIGYCSECENRLLVYEFMPKGCLDNHLFRKSVQPMPWATRMRIAIDVAEGLSFLHGQEPSIIYRDLKASNILLDSDFNAKLSDFGLARNGPVGDNTHVSTRVVGTNGYAAPEYVATGHLTPKNDVYSFGVVLLELISGRRAIADERAGGVEETLVDWVRPFLSDTKRVLRIMDTRLGGQYSKKSAQAVAALASKCLHSDHRFRPTMVEVLATLQDIQNGQKDVLRASPDQHQRKFRSSKEISVGTN